GTTGATCTGTTCGACCTTGTCTTTCCAGTATTGCATCAGGCAGAAGCAAACCGCCAGTGAGGCTGCGACCGCTTCGAAGGTCAATCCGATACAATACATGTAAACACTCAGTTTGCCGCCGCCGAAGATGAAACTATCAGGCAGTTTCCGCAGGTAGTTGATGCCACCCATTGCTTCGATATAAATCAACAGTCCAACGATGCTGAGCGCGCCGCCGATCAACGACGTGATGAGTCCGGAAAGGAAGTTCTTGTTATAACCCCGTAAACCGTCCTTCACGTTCCCGCTGATGGTGCGGTTCACGCCATACATCACGATGAAGGCGTTGAAGATGCGGAGCCAGAATACACCGGAAAGTCCGAGTACTTCCAATAGGATGAAGTAAAGCCCGATGCCAAGAAAAATGAGAAAGCCGTTGGTTAATTCGCGTGCGTATTTCATGGGTATTTGTGTTTGATGGAACGTTCAATAGCGTGCGTTGTACTCTTAAATGTACGAACGGATTCGCTAAACGAACCAAAATTTAACTAAAATTAAACCCGAATACGGTCAGGGACGAGTAGGGAAGGGGGTAATCCACGGGTTGTGGCGAAAGGGTTCCCATGGTGTGTGGGCGAGGTCGACGGTTGGATCAATCAGCACGGCTTCGGGTGCACCGTTAATCGACACCCGGCAATCGGCAAACACCTGAACGTCGAATCCGCGCTGCGCGAAATTTTTATGGATGTATTGGGCCATCTGCCAGGCGCCATCCGGCTTGGTTGCGACGAACAATTGTTGTTTCGGCGTGAGTTCGGTGCGGTAGTCGTAGGGGAGTTCCGTTCCCTTGTGCCACACATGAAATTGCAGGTAGCCGGTGCGTTGCCGCAGCATCATCCGCCAGGAAAGTCGATGTCCTTCCTCCGTCCATAAAACATCCCCCTCTATAAACCAATGGCGCAGCGGAAGGGCCAGTTGCACCAATAGGAACGGCACGAAAAAGCCATACAAAATGGGTCTGGCATCGCTTGGTTCGACTACCGGAAGCGTCGATTCCCGACGAAAGAAAACCTTCCGGATTTGTTCGGGCGGATAAAAGAACACCACGAACGACAACGCAAAAAAGGGAAAGATGCCAATCTGGAGAAAGACCGCGTTGAAACAGTGGAATATCAGTGACGCAACGAGTGCTACCGTGCGGGTACGACGCCATACAAACAGCGGAACGACAAACGCATCGAAGAACAGTCCGCCCCAGGCGAGGACCAAAGTAAACCAGTTGCTTACAAGCCACGGCAGTTGCATCCGCTCGGATACCGGTTGTAATGCAATCCGAAGGAAGGTTCCGTCAAGCCAGCTGGCGTATCCTTTAGACACCGCCGCAAACGTATAGACGATGGCGATTTGGAACATAAGCACCCACGCACACCACTGTGGCATCTGCCTTCTACGACTTTTGCGTCGGCGGGCATCGAGCGACACGTCATCCGCGGCGGGAAGAAACCACAGCATCACACAGGTGAGCAACAACAGATAATAGTGGTTGTTATAAGAGGACTTCTGCATGAGGTAGGCGCCCGTCCACAACAGCGTGAAAAAGCCAAGCGACCAACGGTAGCGGTAGCCGAGCATGACCAGTAAAGCCAGGAGGCCCATCAGCGCGAAGTAAGCATACATGCCATAGCCCGGAAGCGGTTGAAGCCATTCCCAACCGATATACGAGAAGGTAAATTTTGGTTCAACGAAATTCGCGCGGATCCACCCGGTAGCAATAGCGCCAAAGCACTCAACGGCCAGCAGCGCCCCGAGAAAAATACGGAACAATATGATAGGGGCATTGTCGACCTTTCGGAACAGGCGCGACGTCACTTTTCCCATTGTTGGATGAACGCGCGGGAGAAATCCATGTCGCGGTGCAGCGCCTCTTTCAACGCCTCCAGCGATGGGAAGCGTTCTTCGTCACGGATACGGGCCAAAAATGACACCGATAGCGTAGCTCCATATAAGTCACCTTCAAAATCGAAGTAATATACCTCAATGGTTTGCCTGTCGCCGTTTACCGTCGGGTTGGTGCCGATGCTCATCATCCCGTAGACCTTCCGGTCGCCGATAGCGCTGCATACGACATAAATACCCTGTTTGGGAATCAGTTTATAGGGTTCGGCCACCTCGATATTGGCTGTTGGGAAGCCGATGGTACGACCGATCTGGCATCCGGTTACGACCGTTCCTGTGAGGAAGTATTCGTATCCGAGGTAGCTTTTGGCCTTTGCAACATCGCCTTCTTCCAAAGCGAGACGGATCTTGGTAGAACTCACCGATACGGCATCGATATCCTGCGACGGTATTTCCTCGACTTCAAAGTCGTATTGCAGGCCAAACCGCTTCAGGTCGTGTATGTCTGCTGTCCGGTTCCGTCCGAAACGATGGTCGTATCCGATGATGATGCGCTGCACATGGAAGCGGTCGACCAGCACCTGTTTGACGAATTCTTCTGCGGTGAGGTTGGCGAAATCCTTGTCGAAGGGATGTACGACCAGATGGTCGAGTCCGGCTTTTTCCAACAGGCTGGCTTTTTCGTCCAAAGTATTCAGCAGGCGGATACGGGAGGGATCCTGCAAGACCATTCGGGGATGCGGGAAAAACGTCAACAGCAGGGTGTCGCATCCGGTTTCGGCGGCGGCGTCCTTCAGGCGTTGGATGATACGTGCGTGCCCGATGTGAACGCCGTCAAAAGTACCAAGCGTCACAATGGTGCGCTGGGCGGTCGAAAACTCCTCTATGGCGTGGTAAATCCTCAAAGCAAATCGTATCGGGGGCAAAAGTACGGCATACCATTGAAATTATGGCACCCGGGGCGGTTCAGTTAGTAGGAAAACCAGATCGATTTCGGTGCGGCGTCCGGGTGGACGGACTTTCAGGTGCCGCGTGCGGTGGTCGACTTCCCATGTAACATTGGTAACTGGTAGTGTTTGGTATCCGGCGGAAGCCGATCCAAAGCGGCCGTATACCACCTTTGTGAGTTGTGTAGGGTCATGGTGTTGCCATTCCACTGCGATTTCTTCCCATGCCTTTCCATCAGGATGTCGGTTGGCGCGACGCTCCCATCTGCAGACGAGAACATGGGTCTTGGAAGACGGTTCAAGTTGTAGCTGCGGTTGCCCAGCACTACCTTTCGTAACCGAGAACGAACGCCCGGAAAAGAGGCGGGCCGAGCAACTGTCGGTAGCGGGAAAGCCCGACACCACTACAGACCGGGCTGATCCCGGCAGTAGTGGCCCGCGGCACATAATCATAAAAAACACCAGAATTGCACACGTTGCGACTTTTCGAATCACATTGCTAAATTTTCCTTATTACGCGCAAAAATCGACGTTTTTTTCAATACATTTGGCGCCTTACTTACAAACTAATAACCCTCATGATGAAAAAGTTACTGATTTTCTTTTTCCTTCTTTCCGTTATGGGAACCTACGCCCAGAACACTTGGACAGAAGTGAATCCGGGAGCGGCCAAGGGTAAAACCTTGATCCACCCGACGGCACAGGATGAAAATCAACGTCTGTTCACCTTTGACCAGGCGGCATTCAAAACAGCCCTTTCGGGTGTCACCAAGCGTTTTTCAGGTGCCGCCGGCGTACTCATTACACTTCCAACCTCTAAAGGAACCGAGCAGTTCCGGGTGTGGGAGAAATCGAATTTTGCTCCTGAATTGCAGGCAAAATATCCCGACATCCGCGCTTATATAGGTAAAGGTGTAACCGATGCCACGGCAACGGCGTACTTCAGCCTTGATCCACGTGGTATACAGGTAATGATCCTGCGCGCCAACGGTTCGGAATTTATCGAGCCGTACACCAAAGACCGTTCCGTTTACGTGCTTTTCCAGTCGGGAACGCGCACCAGCGGGGCACTGCCATTAGCATGTAAAACCGATGAAGTGGCGCTTCAGAAGGGTCTTTCCGCTATGCCACAAATGCAGGCGCGTACAAGCGACCAGGTGTACCGTAGTTTCCGTCTCGCCTTGTCGTGCACAGGTGAATACGGCGTCTACCACGGCGGTACCGTTGCCGGTGTACTTGCCGCTATGAATGCGACCATGACCCGTGTAAATGGCGTATACGACATCGATCTGGCACTTGAACTCATCATGATAGCGAATAATGACGACGTGGTGTATACGAACGCATCGACCGATCCGTACTCTGCGGCCTCCGGAATGAACAACTGGAACACACAGCTTCAAAACACGCTGACTTCGGTTATCGGAGAAGCGAATTACGACCTGGGTCACCTTTTCGGTGCGACCGGAGGTGGTGGTAACGCCGGCTGTATTGGCTGTGTGTGTGAAGACAACCAGAAAGGTAGCGGTATTACGTCACCATCCGACGGCATTCCGGAAGGCGACACCTTCGACATTGACTATGTGGCGCACGAAATGGGCCACCAGTTGGGAGGTACGCACTCGTACTCGGTGTCATTCGAAGGCTCGGGTACGAACGTAGAACCGGGAAGCGGATCGACGATTATGGGATACGCTGGAATTACAGGTACTACGACAGACGTACAGTCACATTCTGACGATTATTTTACGTACGCCAATATCATCCAGATTGAGGCCAACCTCCAAACCAAAAGTTGTGCAACTGAGACGAACCTGACCAATACGCCACCGGTGGTGAATGCCGGTGCCGATTATATTGTCCCGAAAGGAACGCCGTTCATCCTGACAGGTTCCGCCACGGATGCGGAAGGGGATGCCCTGACGTATTGTTGGGAGCAATTCGACGACGCTACCAACGCAACGAGTGGGAACGCGAGTATCGCAAGCGCGACGAAAACCGTCGGACCGACATTCCGTTCCTTTGACCCGGTAGCCGTTCCGTTTCGGTATTTCCCAGCCATGTCGCGCATCAAGGCTAATGCGATCACCGGATCTTTCGAATCGGTTTCGAATGTGGCACGTGACCTGAATTTTACGCTTACCGTTCGCGACAATAATGCAAATGGCGGACAAACCCAGACCGATGCTATGAAGGTGACGGTAAATGATGAAGCGGGTCCGTTTGTGATAACGGCTCCGAATACGGCGGTATCACTTACAGCAGGCACCAACACCAACGTTACGTGGAATGTGGCGGGGACGACCGCAAACGGTATCAATACGCCCACTGTCGATATTTATTTCTCAACTGACACGGGTAATACCTATCCGACCCTGTTGGCAAGTGATGTGCCGAACGACGGATCAGAAGTGGTCACCGTTCCGGATTCAGCCGGATCAGGTCGCCGCATAATGGTGAAAGGCCACAACCATATTTTCTTTGACATCAGCAATACGAACTTTACCGTATTGGCGCCAACCGCTACCCAAGCCATCAGTTTCAATGGTGTGGCCGGCGAGCAGAACAAGTCGATTTGCCCTGGCACGGACAGCGTATCCTATACAATTGCCTACACAGCATTGGCAGGCTTTAGCGGAACAACCACGTTCAGCGCGACCGGGAACCCGGCGGGCACGACGGTAA
This genomic interval from Flavobacterium sp. HJ-32-4 contains the following:
- a CDS encoding HTTM domain-containing protein — encoded protein: MTSRLFRKVDNAPIILFRIFLGALLAVECFGAIATGWIRANFVEPKFTFSYIGWEWLQPLPGYGMYAYFALMGLLALLVMLGYRYRWSLGFFTLLWTGAYLMQKSSYNNHYYLLLLTCVMLWFLPAADDVSLDARRRKSRRRQMPQWCAWVLMFQIAIVYTFAAVSKGYASWLDGTFLRIALQPVSERMQLPWLVSNWFTLVLAWGGLFFDAFVVPLFVWRRTRTVALVASLIFHCFNAVFLQIGIFPFFALSFVVFFYPPEQIRKVFFRRESTLPVVEPSDARPILYGFFVPFLLVQLALPLRHWFIEGDVLWTEEGHRLSWRMMLRQRTGYLQFHVWHKGTELPYDYRTELTPKQQLFVATKPDGAWQMAQYIHKNFAQRGFDVQVFADCRVSINGAPEAVLIDPTVDLAHTPWEPFRHNPWITPFPTRP
- a CDS encoding bifunctional riboflavin kinase/FAD synthetase, whose translation is MRIYHAIEEFSTAQRTIVTLGTFDGVHIGHARIIQRLKDAAAETGCDTLLLTFFPHPRMVLQDPSRIRLLNTLDEKASLLEKAGLDHLVVHPFDKDFANLTAEEFVKQVLVDRFHVQRIIIGYDHRFGRNRTADIHDLKRFGLQYDFEVEEIPSQDIDAVSVSSTKIRLALEEGDVAKAKSYLGYEYFLTGTVVTGCQIGRTIGFPTANIEVAEPYKLIPKQGIYVVCSAIGDRKVYGMMSIGTNPTVNGDRQTIEVYYFDFEGDLYGATLSVSFLARIRDEERFPSLEALKEALHRDMDFSRAFIQQWEK
- a CDS encoding reprolysin-like metallopeptidase; translation: MKKLLIFFFLLSVMGTYAQNTWTEVNPGAAKGKTLIHPTAQDENQRLFTFDQAAFKTALSGVTKRFSGAAGVLITLPTSKGTEQFRVWEKSNFAPELQAKYPDIRAYIGKGVTDATATAYFSLDPRGIQVMILRANGSEFIEPYTKDRSVYVLFQSGTRTSGALPLACKTDEVALQKGLSAMPQMQARTSDQVYRSFRLALSCTGEYGVYHGGTVAGVLAAMNATMTRVNGVYDIDLALELIMIANNDDVVYTNASTDPYSAASGMNNWNTQLQNTLTSVIGEANYDLGHLFGATGGGGNAGCIGCVCEDNQKGSGITSPSDGIPEGDTFDIDYVAHEMGHQLGGTHSYSVSFEGSGTNVEPGSGSTIMGYAGITGTTTDVQSHSDDYFTYANIIQIEANLQTKSCATETNLTNTPPVVNAGADYIVPKGTPFILTGSATDAEGDALTYCWEQFDDATNATSGNASIASATKTVGPTFRSFDPVAVPFRYFPAMSRIKANAITGSFESVSNVARDLNFTLTVRDNNANGGQTQTDAMKVTVNDEAGPFVITAPNTAVSLTAGTNTNVTWNVAGTTANGINTPTVDIYFSTDTGNTYPTLLASDVPNDGSEVVTVPDSAGSGRRIMVKGHNHIFFDISNTNFTVLAPTATQAISFNGVAGEQNKSICPGTDSVSYTIAYTALAGFSGTTTFSATGNPAGTTVNFQPSSMTASGNVTMTVSGLNAATAGLYTIAITSTSGAVTKTMNTYLGVGISPATLVSPVNLATPVSTSPALTWQPATNATSYDVQVATDAAFTTIVASGTTTATSYTVTGLLQSTTYYWRVRPNNTLCTGVYGNAFQFQTGQINCATSTSTNIPVTISTGAPSTVNSTLSIASGVTIADVNAYVRINHSYVEDLTVTLISPAGTEIQLLSGVCGDLNNINATFDDGGATLVCAGGAPVVTGTIKPSQSLSALNGESSTGTWTLRVQDAVQGDGGSIQQWNLNICSVGPALGLDTPEALTFSVYPNPSNGFFTIQSDKVTSAKVDVMVYDMQGRTIFNRSFDGEGAFRQDIRLDNAQAGVYLLSLNDGGRKTVKRIVVE